Proteins from a single region of Ischnura elegans chromosome 2, ioIscEleg1.1, whole genome shotgun sequence:
- the LOC124153400 gene encoding uncharacterized protein LOC124153400 — MSQKNTGGKMSGMNNNHVGKLGDTEQSKMEQDGNRIQTGASHKFTEWQSPNDYGDGNGDIFDLQRLAMENRKSPFPDFQFDILENEADTDDNGCDYNVATGTRKKSPTRMDSWEDNWLFQQKKSNSRGSDGGSTLMSMRMYDTIDEQRNQDKDDCEEEESDASDYSDNCRSRDAQRVERPCVRTSSSSSDEENSDESESMDSHSRTTNSNEDDKVPFLESNPSTPANSDTTDSNGQSSYLEDHEEVKDMPSNGQNITKKNFGKMLQTQAAEDIDSDDSINNELRRCEDNNASYSQSVKQMLPKFLVEKCYSPRPVSGTKSCTSEDSSSDEFEKKAAAYKGRRRASWCPLDTPASTHKRGKRRAPLLPLQLDDDDHGQEMKPPSSHAEALVGLERQMLHRDAHHSSFRAKKASPNFVLNPLYIPEGEGGQNPRPPDLLDEPNAIEQHLRPSKSESGYSSCSPDSMANQNNMNFPQQGRRFDMEARHDPPSPAQRQLQPQPNVRPSDPDSSFLW, encoded by the exons ATGTCACAAAAAAATACAGGAGGAAAGATGAGTGGCATGAACAACAATCACGTTGGAAAGTTGGGAGATACAGAGCAATCCAAAATG GAACAAGATGGAAACCGCATCCAAACAGGAGCTTCACACAAGTTCACCGAATGGCAGTCGCCAAATGATTACGGAGATGGGAATGGGGATATTTTCGATTTGCAGAGACTAGCGATGGAGAATCGTAAATCACCATTTCCCGATTTCCAATTTGACATACTAGAAAATGAGGCAGATACTGATGACAATG GATGTGATTATAATGTGGCAACCGGAACCAGAAAGAAGTCGCCGACAAGAATGGATTCGTGGGAGGATAATTGGCTCTTCCAGCAGAAAAAGAGCAATTCGAGAGGCTCAGACGGTGGCAGTACATTAATGTCAATGAGGATGTACGACACAATCGATGAGCAAAGAAATCAGGACAAGGACGACTGTGAAGAGGAGGAGTCAGATGCTTCAGACTATAGCGACAATTGCAGATCGAGGGATGCGCAGAGGGTTGAGAGACCATGCGTCAGAACGTCCTCCTCCTCATCCGACGAAGAGAACTCGGACGAATCTGAATCTATGGATTCACATAGCAGAACAACTAATAGCAATGAGGATGACAAAGTGCCATTCCTAGAAAGCAATCCGTCCACCCCAGCAAATTCAG ATACAACTGACAGCAATGGTCAATCAAGCTACCTTGAAGATCATGAAGAGGTCAAAGATATGCCCTCCAATGGACAAAACATCACAAAAAAGAATTTTGGAAAA ATGCTGCAAACACAAGCTGCAGAAGATATTGACAGTGATGACTCCATTAACAATGAGCTTCGCAGGTGTGAAGACAATAATGCATCATATTCACAATCAG TAAAACAAATGCTACCAAAATTTTTGGTCGAGAAATGTTATTCACCACGACCTGTAAGTGGAACAAAATCTTGCACCAGTGAAGATAGTAGCAGTGATGAATTTGA GAAAAAAGCAGCAGCTTACAAGGGCAGGAGAAGAGCAAGCTGGTGTCCTCTCGACACGCCCGCATCGACACATAAGAGGGGAAAGAGAAGAGCGCCCCTCCTTCCTTTGCAATTGGATGACGACGACCACGGACAGGAGATGAAACCACCCTCCTCGCATGCGGAAGCACTGGTAGGGCTTGAGAGGCAAATGCTCCACCGTGATGCACACCACTCCTCCTTCCGGGCCAAGAAGGCTTCCCCAAATTTTGTCCTGAATCCCCTCTACATACCCGAGGGTGAAGGAGGGCAAAATCCAAGGCCCCCTGACCTCCTCGACGAACCCAATGCGATAGAGCAACACTTGAGGCCATCAAAGTCCGAGTCAGGATACAGCAGCTGTTCTCCCGATTCAATGGCCAATCAGAATAACATGAATTTCCCACAACAAGGGAGGAGGTTTGACATGGAAGCCAGGCATGACCCGCCCAGTCCGGCACAACGTCAGTTGCAACCTCAACCCAATGTCCGACCATCAGATCCTGATTCATCCTTCCTATGGTGA
- the LOC124153402 gene encoding peroxisomal biogenesis factor 19, protein MASGDDKIVSSKEVAAGGKAESQDEELNNLLESALEDFDAPSKSSEVKPTESKSDAPQGDVDPLGSMWTEEFIKQATSQFEQSLQSILTTGANGGEEMGDTLQKIAQAAAKAASEESTEQDFSAAIAQTLKNLSEGSHNLQSPMSDEDLMKMFGSMGLGGEDSSFPSDGDFLPILQTMMQSLLSKDVLLPALQDMVEKYPGWLEENKSKLADSEFQKYSQQLELMKKVCEDLNKEQESDSDEVKKERFERILDLMQKMQDCGQPPKELIGDLNSIVQFDEQGTPKLPGLSNQCSVM, encoded by the exons ATGGCATCAGGCGATGATAAAATTGTAAGTTCCAAAGAAGTTGCTGCCGGTGGGAAGGCAGAGTCCCAAGATGAGGAATTAAATAATTTGCTGGAGA GTGCTTTGGAGGATTTTGATGCTCCATCCAAATCATCCGAAGTTAAACCGACTGAAAGCAAAAGTGATGCTCCTCAAGGTGATGTTGATCCTCTTGGAAGCATGTGGACGGAAGAATTCATCAAACAGGCCACATCTCAGTTTGAACAAAGCTTGCAGTCAATTTTAACTACAG GAGCTAATGGTGGAGAAGAAATGGGAGATACATTACAGAAAATAGCCCAGGCAGCTGCCAAAGCTGCATCAGAAGAATCCACTGAACAAGACTTTTCCGCTGCAATTGCACAAACCTTAAAAAATCTGTCTGAAGGTTCTCATAATTTGCAA AGCCCCATGAGTGATGAAGATCTTATGAAAATGTTTGGCAGCATGGGTCTTGGTGGTGAAGATAGTTCTTTTCCTTCAGATGGAGACTTTTTACCCATTTTGCAGACTATGATGCAATCATTACTATCCAAAGATGTTCTTCTACCTGCACTCCAGGATATGGTGGAGAAG TACCCCGGCTGGCTGGaggaaaacaaatcaaaattGGCTGATTCAGAATTCCAAAAATACTCGCAGCAGCTGGAGTTGATGAAAAAAGTGTGTGAAGACTTGAACAAGGAGCAAGAATCTGATTCTGACGAAGTGAAGAAGGAGAGGTTTGAGAGAATATTGGACCTCATGCAGAAG ATGCAAGATTGTGGTCAACCTCCTAAAGAACTCATTGGAGATTTAAATTCCATTGTCCAATTTGATGAGCAGGGCACTCCCAAACTCCCTGGTCTCTCCAATCAGTGTTCTGTAATGTAG
- the LOC124153403 gene encoding gamma-secretase subunit pen-2 — translation MDLSKLKNDKKLYLCKWYFQAGFLLLPFLWCVNAIWFFREAFWKPPYEEQKQIKKYVILSFIGALIWTIALVAWIVTFQTHRAEWGAVADRMSFIIPTGMP, via the exons ATGGATTTATCGAAactaaaaaatgacaaaaagctCTATTTGTGTAAATGGTACTTCCAAG CTGGATTTCTGCTACTTCCTTTTCTGTGGTGTGTCAACGCAATTTGGTTTTTTAGGGAGGCATTCTGGAAACCTCCGTATgaagaacaaaaacaaattaagaaaT ATGTAATACTGTCTTTCATTGGAGCTTTAATATGGACTATAGCCCTTGTTGCTTGGATTGTCACTTTCCAAACACACAGAGCAGAATGGGGTGCTGTGGCTGACAGGATGTCTTTCATCATCCCTACAGGAATGCCATGA